Proteins encoded by one window of Vanacampus margaritifer isolate UIUO_Vmar chromosome 17, RoL_Vmar_1.0, whole genome shotgun sequence:
- the heyl gene encoding hairy/enhancer-of-split related with YRPW motif-like protein yields the protein MKRPHDYSSESDTDELIDVGQEDGYCPVTGSMSPGSASQILARKKRRGIIEKRRRDRINHSLSELRRLVPSAFEKQGSSKLEKAEILQMTVDHLKLLHAMGGKGYLDARALAVDYRTLGFRECVGEVVRYLSSLEGESPDPIGARLVTHLSHCASELDPLILQSHPTSALPFPPWPWVSFPQMSAALPASSSPPFPNGRRDLALMGSYPPAAALRLAPLAGCQRGAPPLLAPTALATIHRLPSPVASPCSGPPRPAQASPRSNSRNSPLPPAPSSSSPTTAPPLVSFRPFAPLVSSSVQRRGLVGSGKSAQGWATEIGAF from the exons ATGAAGAGACCTCACGATTACAGCTCAGAGTCGGACACGGACGAGCTGATTGATGTGGGACAAGAGGACGGCTACTG CCCAGTCACCGGGTCCATGTCCCCTGGCAGCGCATCACAGATTCTGGCCCGAAAGAAAAGAAGAGGG ATCATTGAGAAGAGGCGCAGGGACCGGATCAACCACAGTCTGTCGGAACTGAGGAGGCTGGTGCCAAGCGCCTTTGAGAAACAG GGCTCCTCAAAGTTGGAGAAAGCCGAGATTCTGCAAATGACTGTGGACCACCTCAAACTTCTGCATGCTATGGGGGGGAAAG GTTACTTAGACGCAAGGGCTCTGGCAGTGGACTACAGGACTTTGGGCTTCAGGGAGTGCGTTGGAGAGGTTGTCCGGTACCTCAGCTCTCTGGAAGGAGAGTCTCCAGACCCCATAGGCGCCCGCCTGGTCACGCATCTCTCCCACTGTGCAAGTGAACTGGACCCCCTGATTCTTCAGTCGCACCCAACCTCCGCTTTGCCCTTCCCTCCTTGGCCCTGGGTCTCCTTCCCCCAGATGTCCGCCGCCCTGCCGGCCTCATCCTCGCCGCCCTTCCCCAACGGACGAAGGGATCTCGCCTTGATGGGGAGCTACCCGCCAGCCGCAGCGCTCCGCCTCGCACCGTTGGCCGGCTGCCAACGAGGGGCGCCGCCCCTGCTCGCCCCCACGGCTCTTGCAACAATTCACAGGCTGCCATCCCCCGTGGCATCCCCATGCTCAGGTCCGCCCAGACCGGCTCAGGCGTCCCCTCGCAGCAACTCTAGGAACTCGCCTCTTCCTCCTgccccttcctcttcctctccaaCCACTGCGCCGCCACTGGTCTCATTCAGACCATTTGCTCCCCTGGTGTCTTCCTCAGTCCAACGTCGTGGCTTAGTTGGATCCGGCAAATCTGCCCAAGGATGGGCGACTGAAATTGGAGCTTTTTGA
- the LOC144037735 gene encoding coagulation factor XI-like has product MEAFFILLSVLSISSLSLSQECQRELLENIDFPGTEIKFQYSPDVQHCQNLCTQHPSCLFFTFLRADWTRDDRTFYCYLKSTPSGQPNLQKSLLGVTSGYSLKPCSPEPQPCLSGMYRNVDFLGADYRTLFTVDYEECQRVCTEDPHCQFFTFVNDIFTPERIRYKCHLKFSWPLPMTLNVNRKLGVVSGFSHVVQFSQPSNKACSSKLFPNTQFAGKPFESQPAGTPEYCLALCSAHPRCTYFSHHSDSLTCHLKNNPNELVMSAQEGVTSGIATHFCQQDTNWAKTALEGVDFQGSDIRFELMDDAETCQKTCSIDQNCQFYTYVNEDFQDSAYWRRCYLKRFITMPAPPKVTKLNNVVSGFTKRNCI; this is encoded by the exons ATGGAAGCGTTTTTCATCCTCTTGAGCGTCCTCTCTATTAGCAGCCTCTCCTTAAGCCAAG AATGTCAACGAGAATTGTTGGAGAATATTGACTTTCCGGGAACGGAAATCAAATTCCAGTATTCTCCTGATGTGCAGCACTGTCAAAATCTGTGCACGCAGCACCCATCTTGTCTCTTCTTTACGTTCTTACGGGCGGATTGGACCAGAGATGACAG AACCTTCTACTGCTACCTTAAGTCTACGCCTTCTGGACAGCCCAACCTTCAGAAATCCTTACTTGGTGTCACCTCTGGATATTCTCTCAAACCTTGCAGCCCAGAACCAC AGCCATGCCTGTCAGGCATGTACCGGAATGTGGACTTTTTGGGGGCAGACTATCGGACCCTGTTCACAGTCGACTACGAGGAGTGTCAGAGAGTGTGCACTGAAGACCCTCATTGCCAGTTCTTTACATTCGTCAATGATATCTTCACACCTGAGAGGATCAG GTATAAATGCCACCTGAAATTCAGCTGGCCTCTGCCGATGACCTTGAACGTAAACAGGAAGCTCGGCGTGGTTTCTGGCTTCTCGCACGTCGTCCAATTCAGTCAGCCCTCCAACAAAG CATGCTCCTCGAAACTCTTTCCGAACACCCAATTTGCGGGGAAACCCTTTGAGTCACAACCGGCCGGCACGCCAGAGTATTGTCTGGCGCTGTGCTCTGCTCATCCACGCTGCACTTACTTCTCTCACCACAG CGATTCCCTCACCTGTCATCTGAAAAACAATCCCAATGAACTGGTGATGAGCGCCCAAGAAGGTGTAACGTCTGGGATAGCAACACACTTCTGTCAACAAGATACCA ACTGGGCAAAGACAGCTCTCGAAGGGGTCGATTTCCAAGGTTCGGATATTCGCTTTGAGCTGATGGATGATGCAGAAACGTGCCAGAAGACGTGTTCCATTGATCAGAATTGCCAGTTCTACACTTACGTCAATGAGGACTTCCAGGACTCCGCTTACTG GCGTCGCTGCTATCTCAAGCGCTTCATCACCATGCCGGCTCCTCCCAAAGTTACCAAACTGAACAATGTGGTGTCCGGGTTCACCAAGAGGAACTGCATTTAG